In Streptomyces sp. P3, one DNA window encodes the following:
- a CDS encoding GAF and ANTAR domain-containing protein yields the protein MTVQWREYAEQMALLARDLLAQESVEATLNEIAASAVRLVEGCDAAGILAVRKGRAVTLAACGDMVHECDRLQAEYGEGPCFDLARRKDGARLYRIADMHEPQPAWQRFAAAARTLGVGSMTGVLLYTDNDDFGALNLYGRRPGAFSKDIETAGWLLASHAAVALDSARTIDQLEHAMETRHAIGEAIGILRERHKLSEEDAFNVLRRISQHHNVKLRDVAQRVRTDRTDSA from the coding sequence ATGACGGTGCAGTGGCGGGAGTACGCGGAGCAGATGGCGCTGTTGGCGCGCGATCTGTTGGCCCAGGAATCGGTGGAGGCGACACTCAACGAGATCGCGGCCTCGGCGGTCAGACTGGTCGAGGGCTGCGACGCGGCCGGGATCCTCGCGGTGCGCAAGGGCCGTGCGGTGACCCTGGCCGCCTGCGGAGACATGGTCCACGAGTGCGACCGCCTGCAAGCCGAGTACGGCGAGGGCCCCTGTTTCGACCTCGCCCGCCGCAAGGACGGTGCGCGCCTCTACCGGATCGCCGACATGCACGAGCCGCAGCCGGCCTGGCAACGGTTCGCCGCGGCGGCCCGCACCCTGGGCGTGGGGAGCATGACCGGCGTCCTGCTCTACACCGACAACGACGACTTCGGCGCGCTGAACCTGTACGGGCGCCGCCCCGGCGCCTTCAGCAAGGACATAGAGACCGCGGGCTGGCTTCTCGCCTCGCACGCCGCCGTCGCCCTGGACAGCGCCCGCACCATCGACCAGCTCGAGCACGCCATGGAAACCCGCCACGCCATCGGTGAAGCCATCGGCATCCTCAGAGAACGCCACAAGCTCAGCGAGGAAGACGCTTTCAACGTGCTGCGCCGCATTTCCCAGCACCACAACGTCAAACTGCGCGACGTCGCCCAGCGGGTCCGCACCGACCGCACCGACTCGGCCTGA